A window of Gambusia affinis linkage group LG03, SWU_Gaff_1.0, whole genome shotgun sequence contains these coding sequences:
- the LOC122827777 gene encoding phospholipase A and acyltransferase 3-like, giving the protein MFDSSTEEPAKKPITDKNGDEPKPGDLIEIFRNVYEHWAVYVGDGYIVHLLGPDGNFSSFSTINLPVGKNNILKQKLLEVVSSDEWLINNILDQEKKPRPPHLIVDQANKLVGTTRLYHVTKYNCEHFATELRYGDPESQQVEDALKIGLGVTGVSLALGVVIVALLVWKTNQSTSN; this is encoded by the exons aaCGGAGATGAACCGAAGCCTGGAGACCTGATTGAGATTTTCCGTAATGTCTACGAACACTGGGCTGTGTACGTTGGTGACGGCTACATTGTCCATCTGCTGGGACCGGACG GAAATTTCTCCTCGTTCAGCACCATCAATCTTCCAGTGGGGAAAAACAACATTCTgaagcagaagctgctggaggtgGTTTCCTCAGACGAGTGGCTCATCAACAACATCCTGGACCAGGAGAAGAAGCCGCGCCCCCCCCACCTCATCGTGGACCAAGCCAACAAACTCGTCGGCACAACTCGATTGTACCACGTTACCAAGTACAACTGTGAACATTTTGCCACTGAGCTGCGCTACGGAGACCCCGAATCCCAGCAG GTAGAAGATGCTCTGAAGATCGGACTTGGTGTGACTGGAGTCTCTTTAGCTTTGGGAGTCGTGATTGTAGCTTTGCTAGTCTGGAAGACTAACCAGTCAACCAGTAACTGA